In a single window of the Desulfitibacter sp. BRH_c19 genome:
- a CDS encoding methyltransferase — MANFEELSNAVIAGNEAKVKDLTKALVDQGGDPLEIINQGLVAGMTVVGTRFKAGDMFVPEVLMAARSMHGGMDIVKPLIADADVPTKGKVVIGTVKGDLHDIGKNLVGMLMESAGYNVVNLGVDVPPEKFVEAVKEHNPRYVAMSALLTTTMLAMKDTIELLKEEGLRDKVKCLIGGAPVSQEFSDEIGADGYAPDAASATELCDKLQA; from the coding sequence ATGGCAAACTTTGAAGAGCTGTCAAATGCAGTAATTGCTGGTAATGAGGCAAAGGTTAAGGATCTTACAAAAGCTTTAGTTGACCAGGGAGGAGATCCATTAGAAATTATTAACCAGGGTTTAGTAGCAGGTATGACTGTAGTTGGAACAAGATTTAAGGCTGGGGACATGTTTGTTCCTGAAGTTTTAATGGCAGCAAGATCTATGCATGGTGGGATGGATATCGTTAAGCCACTTATTGCTGATGCTGATGTACCTACTAAAGGTAAAGTTGTTATAGGAACTGTTAAGGGTGACCTTCATGACATTGGTAAAAACTTGGTTGGTATGTTAATGGAAAGTGCTGGATACAATGTAGTTAACTTAGGAGTAGACGTTCCTCCAGAAAAATTTGTTGAAGCTGTTAAGGAACACAATCCTAGATATGTAGCTATGTCTGCACTTTTAACAACTACTATGTTGGCTATGAAAGATACAATTGAATTATTAAAAGAAGAAGGCTTAAGAGACAAAGTTAAGTGCTTAATCGGCGGAGCTCCAGTTTCTCAAGAATTTTCAGATGAAATCGGCGCTGATGGATATGCACCTGATGCTGCTTCCGCAACTGAACTTTGTGACAAGCTACAAGCTTAA
- a CDS encoding AraC family transcriptional regulator produces the protein MLHSIELRSLIGDEILQKILSSFKKATGLRAIIVDVKGEGRIVPTEFPEDCKLCQVVRSSEKGLEKCQRSYERAGKEAAKYGEPYIFRCHAGLVGWAAPLMLEDKHLGAIICAQVLMWEPEEYFLEEIKEMCSGLGIDLSELIEATKSLAVISPQMVQGAADLLFVVGNHLMKTTMITQQQRKEIADQQARLGEEMFARKQLEDAFKKIETRSNRVYALEKEQDLVTKVRNGDWDGTYRVLNELLADILQKYPGDIQEIKTRALELLVVMSRAAVEGGANLKNLLSLNSRYMDEMMRLDNIEDLCLWLLKITQKFVDSVDEGDDIKNLQVIQKAAEYMKANFIAKLTIDDISQAVYLSPCYLSKIFKQELGCTIMEFLTKIRIEEAKKLLKNPKYNIMQVADEIGFEDPSYFTKVFKRSEGVTPSQYKRKAL, from the coding sequence ATGCTGCATTCTATTGAGTTAAGAAGTTTAATAGGAGATGAAATTCTCCAAAAAATATTAAGTTCCTTCAAAAAGGCTACTGGGCTGAGGGCAATAATAGTAGACGTCAAGGGCGAGGGGCGTATTGTTCCTACAGAATTTCCTGAAGATTGTAAATTATGCCAGGTTGTCCGAAGCTCAGAAAAAGGATTAGAGAAATGCCAACGGTCTTACGAAAGAGCAGGTAAAGAGGCTGCTAAATATGGTGAGCCCTATATATTCCGTTGCCACGCGGGCCTAGTAGGGTGGGCTGCTCCTTTGATGTTGGAAGATAAACACTTAGGAGCAATAATTTGTGCTCAGGTACTTATGTGGGAACCAGAGGAATACTTTTTAGAAGAAATTAAAGAAATGTGCTCAGGCTTGGGCATTGATTTGTCAGAATTAATAGAAGCAACTAAAAGCTTAGCTGTGATTTCACCCCAGATGGTTCAAGGGGCAGCTGATTTATTATTTGTGGTAGGTAACCATTTGATGAAAACTACCATGATTACACAACAGCAGCGCAAAGAAATTGCTGATCAGCAAGCACGACTTGGAGAAGAGATGTTTGCTAGAAAGCAGCTTGAGGATGCTTTTAAAAAAATAGAAACTCGATCAAATAGAGTTTATGCCCTTGAGAAGGAACAGGATTTAGTTACTAAGGTTAGAAATGGTGATTGGGATGGCACATATAGGGTATTAAATGAACTACTAGCGGATATTTTGCAAAAATATCCTGGAGATATTCAAGAGATAAAGACTCGTGCATTGGAATTGTTGGTTGTTATGTCACGCGCAGCAGTTGAAGGTGGAGCAAACTTAAAAAACCTACTAAGTCTTAATTCTAGGTACATGGATGAAATGATGCGATTGGACAATATTGAAGACTTATGCCTATGGCTTTTAAAGATAACCCAAAAGTTTGTTGATAGTGTAGATGAAGGTGATGATATTAAAAATCTTCAGGTTATTCAAAAAGCGGCTGAGTACATGAAGGCTAACTTCATTGCAAAGCTAACAATTGATGACATCTCGCAGGCTGTATACTTGAGTCCGTGTTATCTTAGTAAAATTTTCAAGCAGGAGTTGGGATGCACCATAATGGAATTCCTAACTAAAATTAGAATTGAAGAGGCTAAGAAACTGCTAAAAAATCCTAAATATAATATTATGCAAGTTGCAGATGAAATAGGATTTGAAGATCCCAGCTATTTTACAAAGGTATTTAAGAGGAGTGAAGGAGTTACTCCCAGCCAATATAAAAGAAAAGCTCTATAA
- a CDS encoding glycine cleavage system protein T, whose translation MTPLNEAHQKLGAKMVDFGGWHMPVQYQGIIEEHMAVRTKAGLFDVSHMGEVWITGKDALKFVQKMVTNDVSKIDKGQIQYAIFCNEKGGTVDDLLVYMMDQDQYLLVVNAGNKEKDVKWLFDNKEGNISIDDKSDATAQLALQGPLALEILQQITDIELSRIKYYGWEYGKVNGIECLISRTGYTGEDGYEIYMGSEYAVELWEKILEIGKGNVVPIGLGARDTLRFEAGMPLYGHELGEDISPLEAKLGKFVVLDKDYFIGIEALRKQKAEGVRRKLVGFEMVDRGIARSDYKVYVEDKEVGFVTTGSPGPYLNKNLANALIDVEHATIGKELLIDIRGKKKKAITIATPFYKRR comes from the coding sequence ATGACCCCTTTAAACGAAGCTCATCAAAAACTAGGGGCTAAGATGGTAGACTTTGGTGGTTGGCATATGCCAGTACAGTATCAGGGTATTATTGAGGAGCATATGGCAGTTAGAACAAAAGCTGGGCTTTTCGATGTGAGTCATATGGGTGAAGTCTGGATAACAGGTAAGGATGCTTTAAAGTTTGTTCAAAAAATGGTTACCAATGATGTATCTAAAATAGATAAGGGGCAAATACAATACGCTATCTTTTGTAATGAAAAAGGTGGCACGGTGGATGATTTACTAGTTTATATGATGGATCAAGATCAGTACCTGTTAGTAGTAAATGCAGGTAATAAGGAAAAAGATGTGAAGTGGTTGTTTGACAATAAGGAAGGAAATATTTCAATTGATGATAAATCAGATGCTACAGCCCAATTGGCCTTACAAGGACCACTAGCATTAGAAATTTTACAGCAGATAACTGACATAGAGTTAAGTAGAATAAAATATTATGGTTGGGAATATGGTAAGGTAAATGGTATTGAATGCTTGATTTCTCGTACAGGCTATACAGGCGAAGATGGATATGAAATATATATGGGGTCAGAGTATGCAGTAGAACTTTGGGAAAAAATACTTGAAATTGGTAAGGGGAATGTTGTCCCTATTGGGCTTGGAGCCAGGGACACGCTACGTTTTGAAGCAGGAATGCCCTTATATGGTCATGAGTTAGGAGAAGACATATCCCCACTTGAAGCTAAACTGGGTAAATTTGTTGTGCTTGATAAGGACTATTTTATAGGAATAGAAGCTTTAAGAAAGCAAAAAGCAGAGGGTGTTCGTCGTAAGCTAGTTGGTTTTGAAATGGTTGATAGAGGTATAGCAAGGTCAGATTACAAGGTATATGTTGAGGATAAGGAAGTTGGATTTGTAACAACAGGTTCACCAGGGCCTTATCTTAATAAGAATTTGGCCAATGCTTTGATAGATGTAGAACATGCAACTATTGGTAAAGAATTATTAATTGATATTAGAGGGAAAAAGAAAAAGGCAATTACAATTGCCACACCATTTTATAAAAGGAGGTAA
- a CDS encoding glycine dehydrogenase (acts in conjunction with GvcH to form H-protein-S-aminomethyldihydrolipoyllysine from glycine; forms a heterodimer with subunit 2 to form the P protein), whose protein sequence is MRYSPNTSEDKKEMLASIGYEKIEELFQDIPEEIRKKANLDVGNGMSEHELKKHVGKIAARNETLDDLISFLGAGTYEHYIPSFVDQLLLRSEFYTAYTPYQPEISQGTLQAIFEYQSLICELTGMDGTNASVYDGANATAEAASMAVSATRRTKVLYSKGLHPEYVQTIKTYGWVQDLEVLGVEVENGTTSIEEVEKNLTKDVACIIVQYPNICGCVEDLQKIAKIAHAQKALLVVVNTEPVALGVLKTPGELGADIVAGEGQSFGNPVAFGGPHLGFIATAGKLIRRLPGRIVGKTKDVDGKIGFVLTLQAREQHIRREKASSNICSNQALCALAATMAMCAIGKEGLVEMAETNLQKAHYAYKKLTAIKGVEAVYPEKPFFNEFVVKTPVPAATVIASLSKQGILPGVDLGKFDASMANHLLVCVTELKTKDEIDLLAERLEGVV, encoded by the coding sequence ATGAGATATAGTCCTAATACCTCTGAAGATAAAAAAGAAATGTTAGCAAGTATTGGATATGAGAAAATTGAAGAGTTATTTCAGGATATTCCAGAAGAAATAAGAAAGAAGGCCAATCTTGACGTTGGTAATGGAATGTCAGAGCATGAGCTTAAAAAACATGTAGGAAAAATTGCTGCACGAAATGAGACTTTAGATGACTTAATAAGCTTTTTGGGAGCAGGAACTTATGAACACTACATCCCAAGCTTTGTTGATCAACTGCTTTTAAGGTCAGAATTCTATACAGCTTATACCCCATACCAACCAGAGATCAGCCAAGGTACACTTCAGGCTATATTTGAATATCAGAGTCTAATTTGTGAGTTGACGGGGATGGATGGTACGAATGCTAGCGTGTATGATGGGGCAAATGCTACGGCAGAGGCCGCAAGTATGGCAGTATCAGCTACAAGGCGTACCAAAGTATTGTATTCCAAGGGATTACATCCAGAGTATGTACAAACCATAAAAACTTACGGTTGGGTACAGGATCTTGAAGTTCTAGGAGTAGAAGTTGAGAATGGAACTACTTCAATTGAGGAAGTTGAAAAGAATCTTACCAAAGATGTCGCTTGTATAATAGTACAATATCCAAATATATGTGGCTGTGTAGAGGATTTGCAGAAAATAGCAAAGATAGCCCATGCCCAAAAAGCCCTATTAGTTGTGGTAAATACTGAACCTGTAGCTTTGGGAGTACTGAAAACACCAGGTGAACTAGGAGCTGATATTGTGGCTGGCGAAGGACAGTCCTTTGGTAACCCTGTCGCTTTTGGAGGTCCTCACTTAGGTTTTATAGCAACAGCTGGTAAACTTATTCGTAGACTACCAGGAAGAATAGTTGGTAAAACAAAGGATGTTGATGGAAAGATTGGGTTTGTATTAACCTTGCAGGCTAGGGAACAGCATATTAGAAGGGAAAAGGCTTCTTCAAATATTTGTTCAAATCAGGCCTTATGTGCCCTTGCTGCAACCATGGCAATGTGTGCAATAGGTAAGGAAGGCTTAGTAGAAATGGCAGAAACAAATCTTCAAAAAGCACATTATGCCTATAAAAAGCTAACAGCAATAAAAGGTGTAGAAGCAGTCTATCCAGAAAAGCCATTTTTTAATGAGTTTGTAGTGAAAACACCAGTCCCAGCAGCAACAGTTATCGCTTCTTTATCTAAACAGGGTATCCTTCCTGGGGTAGATCTTGGCAAATTTGATGCTTCTATGGCTAATCACCTATTAGTATGTGTCACAGAACTTAAAACTAAAGATGAAATAGATCTCCTAGCAGAAAGATTGGAGGGTGTAGTATGA
- a CDS encoding gamma carbonic anhydrase family protein, with amino-acid sequence MINEFRQSKPDLDHESYIAETGVAIGRVKLGFGSSIWYNAVVRGDINYITIGDHSNVQDNAVLHVGMKHPVEVGDYTSIAHGAVLHGCTIGNYCLVGMNAVVLNGALVGDNCMIGAGTVITQNMVIPVNSLVVGTPGKVVREIKPEELKEIHVFARRYEYLWRKYYSK; translated from the coding sequence ATGATAAATGAATTTAGACAGTCTAAACCTGATCTAGACCATGAGAGCTATATTGCTGAAACAGGGGTAGCCATTGGCAGGGTGAAGCTGGGTTTTGGTAGCAGCATTTGGTATAATGCAGTAGTTCGAGGAGATATTAATTATATTACAATTGGAGATCATTCTAATGTTCAGGACAATGCTGTACTTCATGTGGGCATGAAGCACCCTGTAGAAGTGGGCGACTATACAAGTATAGCTCATGGGGCTGTTCTTCATGGCTGTACGATAGGGAATTACTGCTTAGTAGGTATGAATGCAGTAGTTTTAAATGGTGCCCTAGTAGGTGATAATTGCATGATAGGGGCGGGAACTGTTATCACCCAGAACATGGTGATTCCGGTAAATTCATTGGTCGTAGGTACCCCTGGAAAGGTAGTAAGGGAAATAAAACCTGAAGAATTAAAAGAAATTCATGTATTTGCTAGAAGATATGAATACTTATGGAGGAAATACTACAGCAAATAG
- a CDS encoding methyltransferase — MAKEYEDILNAVLVGDANRVKALVEGLLLSKYDPMDILNYGLLKGMESVSSLFKNNKVYIPEVLISSRAMHAGIYVLKPYISLPGMHVPGKILIGTVAGDLHDIGKNLVVMMLRGKGFEVIDLGIDVSPEEFVYEVKNQKPDILAVSALLTTTMPVIPETIKLLKKEGLRDTIRIMVGGAPLTRDYAGAVGADAYGSSAQQAVEVATGILNNK, encoded by the coding sequence GTGGCAAAAGAGTATGAAGACATTCTTAATGCAGTATTGGTCGGAGATGCCAATAGAGTTAAAGCTCTTGTGGAAGGTTTGCTATTGAGTAAGTATGATCCTATGGATATTTTAAACTATGGATTACTAAAAGGAATGGAGAGTGTTAGTTCTTTATTTAAGAATAATAAGGTATATATTCCTGAGGTATTGATATCATCTAGAGCTATGCACGCAGGAATATATGTTTTAAAACCATATATTTCTTTACCTGGAATGCATGTTCCTGGTAAAATATTAATAGGCACAGTTGCAGGTGACTTACATGATATAGGTAAGAACTTAGTAGTTATGATGTTAAGGGGTAAAGGGTTTGAGGTAATTGATTTAGGAATAGATGTTTCTCCAGAAGAGTTTGTTTATGAAGTCAAAAACCAAAAACCTGACATTCTTGCCGTATCGGCTTTATTGACTACGACAATGCCTGTAATTCCAGAGACAATTAAGCTCTTGAAAAAAGAAGGTTTAAGGGATACTATTAGGATAATGGTCGGAGGGGCACCCCTTACGAGAGACTATGCTGGAGCTGTTGGTGCTGATGCATATGGATCTAGTGCTCAACAAGCAGTTGAAGTTGCTACAGGTATTTTGAATAATAAGTAA
- a CDS encoding transcriptional regulator (stage V sporulation protein G; essential for spore formation and a negative regulator of asymmetric septation in Bacillus; involved in methicillin-resistance, biofilm formation and capsular polysaccharide synthesis in Staphylococcus): MNITDVRIRKINQDGKMKAIVSVTLDDAFVIHDVKVIEGQNGLFVAMPSRKMPDGEFRDIAHPICSSARETIQSAVLKAYDEAM; this comes from the coding sequence TTGAATATTACCGATGTAAGAATTAGAAAGATTAATCAAGATGGCAAGATGAAGGCTATTGTATCTGTAACCTTGGATGATGCATTTGTAATTCATGATGTAAAAGTTATAGAGGGACAGAATGGTTTATTTGTCGCAATGCCTAGTCGCAAGATGCCCGATGGTGAGTTTAGAGATATAGCTCACCCAATTTGTTCATCCGCCAGAGAGACTATCCAGTCTGCAGTATTAAAAGCATATGATGAAGCAATGTAA
- a CDS encoding methyltetrahydrofolate--corrinoid methyltransferase yields MLIVGELINTSRKDIKPAVENRDAAYIQKIAKEQVEAGANYVDVNCGTQVFNEPEVMEWLVKTVQEAVEVPLCIDSPNPKALEVGLALTKTKKPMVNSITAEKERFEIILPLIQKYNAKVVALCMDDSGMPETAEDRIVIVDKLIKDLTANGIAEDDIYLDPLVKPVSTGDKAGLEVLDTVRYIRENYPKVHAICGLSNISYGLPNRKILNQTFMIQTMTMGMDAYILNPIDKKMMGFIYSASATLGQDPFCGKYLTAHRNGLYED; encoded by the coding sequence ATGTTAATAGTAGGCGAATTAATTAACACTAGTAGAAAGGATATCAAGCCTGCAGTTGAGAATAGAGATGCAGCTTATATTCAAAAGATTGCTAAAGAGCAAGTTGAAGCTGGAGCAAACTACGTTGATGTAAACTGTGGGACTCAAGTATTTAATGAGCCAGAAGTTATGGAATGGCTGGTTAAAACAGTTCAAGAAGCAGTTGAAGTTCCTTTATGTATTGATAGTCCAAATCCAAAAGCGCTAGAAGTTGGGTTAGCTTTAACTAAGACTAAAAAGCCAATGGTTAACTCCATTACTGCAGAAAAAGAGAGATTTGAAATAATACTACCTTTAATTCAAAAATATAATGCAAAAGTAGTTGCTTTATGTATGGATGATTCCGGAATGCCAGAAACAGCTGAGGACAGAATAGTAATTGTTGACAAATTAATTAAAGATCTTACTGCTAACGGAATAGCAGAAGATGATATTTACCTTGATCCTCTAGTAAAACCTGTAAGTACAGGCGATAAAGCTGGTCTGGAAGTTCTCGATACTGTTAGATACATCAGAGAAAACTATCCAAAAGTGCATGCTATTTGTGGCCTAAGTAATATTTCATATGGTCTTCCTAACAGAAAAATATTGAACCAAACTTTTATGATTCAAACTATGACCATGGGTATGGATGCTTATATTCTTAATCCAATTGATAAGAAGATGATGGGCTTTATTTACTCAGCTTCTGCAACATTGGGTCAAGATCCTTTCTGTGGAAAATATCTCACTGCTCACAGAAATGGTTTATACGAAGACTAA
- a CDS encoding glycine cleavage system protein H, producing MYPVELKYSKDHEWVKVDGNEVTLGITFHAQEAMGDVVFVELPGVGDAFEDGESFANIESVKAVSDCYTPVKGTVTAINETLEDSPELINNEPYGEGWIIKMEVEDISVLDSLMSSEEYQEFLKEEE from the coding sequence ATGTATCCAGTAGAATTAAAGTATTCAAAAGACCACGAGTGGGTAAAAGTAGATGGAAATGAGGTTACTCTAGGTATTACGTTTCACGCCCAAGAAGCAATGGGTGATGTAGTATTTGTAGAATTACCTGGAGTTGGTGATGCTTTCGAGGATGGAGAATCATTTGCAAACATAGAATCTGTAAAAGCAGTTTCAGATTGCTATACACCTGTTAAGGGTACGGTAACAGCAATTAACGAAACTCTAGAAGATTCCCCAGAATTAATAAACAACGAACCATATGGAGAAGGTTGGATTATTAAAATGGAGGTAGAAGATATATCCGTTTTAGATAGCTTAATGTCATCCGAGGAATATCAGGAGTTTCTCAAGGAGGAAGAGTAA
- a CDS encoding glycine dehydrogenase (acts in conjunction with GvcH to form H-protein-S-aminomethyldihydrolipoyllysine from glycine; forms a heterodimer with subunit 1 to form the P protein) — translation MREPVIFEKSKKGRRGCYLPPCDVPTQPLAELVPQEYLREEKAEFPEVAEIDVVRHFTKLSSYNHGVDSGFYPLGSCTMKYNPKVNEELCRLNGFTRLHPYQPEEMVQGALELMYTLEQDLASITGMNRISLQPAAGAHGELAGIMTIKAYHEKRGDTKRNKVIVPDSAHGTNPATAAMAGYQTVEVPSNSEGGVDLAALEKVLDDSTAALMLTNPNTLGLFDSQILEIAEMVHKAGGLLYYDGANMNAIMGYARPGDMGFDVVHLNLHKTFSTPHGGGGPGSGPIGVKQHLEEFLPVPTVDKRDDGTYYLKNDISNTIGKVKGFYGNFLVLVRAYCYIKALGSSGLKEASEAAVLNANYMMENLKKTYYLPYDKTCKHEFVINSKTLKSQGVHTLDIAKRLLDFGYHPPTVYFPLIVEEALMIEPTETESRETLDEFIEIMEKIHQEAFDNKEVVINAPHDTLVRRLDEVSAARNPVIRWKRDE, via the coding sequence ATGAGAGAGCCTGTAATATTCGAAAAGAGTAAAAAAGGCAGAAGGGGTTGTTATTTACCTCCATGTGACGTTCCTACTCAACCGTTAGCAGAGCTTGTTCCGCAAGAGTATCTACGCGAGGAAAAAGCAGAATTTCCTGAGGTTGCTGAAATCGATGTAGTTAGACATTTTACAAAGCTTTCTAGCTATAATCATGGAGTTGATTCAGGGTTTTATCCCCTTGGATCCTGTACTATGAAGTATAACCCTAAGGTAAATGAAGAGCTTTGTAGATTAAATGGTTTTACTAGGTTACACCCATATCAGCCTGAGGAAATGGTTCAAGGTGCATTGGAATTGATGTATACCCTTGAACAAGATCTAGCAAGTATTACTGGAATGAACAGAATTAGTTTGCAACCTGCTGCAGGTGCCCACGGTGAATTAGCTGGTATAATGACTATCAAGGCTTATCATGAAAAACGAGGGGACACTAAAAGAAATAAAGTTATCGTGCCAGATTCGGCTCATGGGACTAACCCAGCTACTGCAGCCATGGCAGGATATCAGACAGTAGAAGTACCGTCAAACTCTGAGGGAGGAGTAGACTTAGCTGCTTTAGAAAAGGTCTTAGATGATTCAACTGCAGCTTTGATGCTCACTAATCCAAATACACTCGGACTTTTCGATAGTCAAATACTTGAAATTGCTGAAATGGTCCACAAAGCCGGAGGACTACTCTATTATGACGGTGCTAATATGAACGCAATTATGGGTTATGCAAGACCAGGTGATATGGGATTTGATGTGGTTCATTTAAATCTTCATAAAACCTTTTCTACTCCACATGGCGGAGGTGGACCTGGTTCTGGCCCAATAGGTGTAAAACAACACTTGGAAGAATTTCTGCCTGTTCCTACAGTAGATAAAAGAGATGATGGCACCTATTATTTGAAGAATGATATTTCTAACACCATTGGTAAAGTTAAGGGATTTTATGGGAACTTCCTAGTATTGGTGCGAGCGTATTGCTATATCAAAGCATTAGGGAGTAGTGGACTTAAAGAAGCAAGTGAAGCTGCTGTCTTAAACGCTAATTATATGATGGAAAATCTTAAAAAGACCTATTATCTTCCATATGATAAGACTTGTAAGCATGAATTCGTAATTAACTCAAAGACACTTAAGTCTCAAGGGGTTCACACATTAGATATAGCTAAAAGGTTGTTGGACTTTGGGTATCATCCACCAACAGTCTACTTCCCATTAATTGTGGAAGAAGCTTTAATGATAGAGCCAACTGAAACTGAAAGCAGAGAAACTCTAGATGAGTTCATAGAAATCATGGAAAAAATCCATCAAGAAGCATTTGACAATAAAGAGGTTGTGATAAATGCTCCTCATGACACACTAGTTCGTAGATTAGATGAAGTATCAGCAGCTAGAAACCCTGTTATTCGTTGGAAAAGAGATGAGTAA
- a CDS encoding GntR family transcriptional regulator: MGQRLSPVKLENYKPLREIVLEALKDAIVNGQLKPGERLMEQQVAEELGVSRTPVREAIRKLEIEGFVIMIPRKGAYVSDISLKDIAQVFEVRAAMEALAAGLAAQRIVDEQVEQLERKLVEVKKAVDNSDLEGTIQYDTEFHEIIYSASRNDRLVQFLNNLREQIQRYRSASLASPGRLKDTLEEHKELVDAISARNVELAQRLAKEHIENAENSILEAFKANPLS; encoded by the coding sequence ATGGGACAAAGGTTATCACCTGTAAAGCTCGAAAACTATAAGCCCCTTAGAGAGATTGTGTTAGAAGCTCTTAAGGATGCTATTGTTAATGGTCAGTTAAAGCCGGGAGAAAGATTAATGGAACAGCAGGTTGCTGAAGAATTAGGGGTAAGTAGAACACCTGTGAGAGAGGCTATTAGAAAGCTGGAAATTGAAGGATTTGTAATTATGATTCCTCGGAAAGGTGCTTATGTATCAGATATTTCTCTAAAGGATATTGCTCAGGTTTTTGAAGTAAGAGCCGCAATGGAGGCATTAGCTGCTGGACTTGCAGCGCAAAGAATAGTAGATGAACAAGTGGAACAATTAGAAAGGAAGCTAGTTGAGGTTAAAAAGGCAGTAGATAACTCAGATTTAGAAGGTACCATACAATATGATACAGAGTTTCATGAAATAATTTATAGTGCTAGTAGAAATGATAGACTAGTACAGTTTTTAAATAATTTAAGAGAACAAATTCAGAGATATAGAAGTGCGTCACTAGCATCACCAGGAAGACTTAAAGATACTCTTGAAGAACACAAGGAGCTTGTTGACGCCATATCTGCAAGAAATGTGGAATTAGCCCAGAGGCTTGCTAAGGAGCATATTGAAAATGCGGAGAATAGTATTTTAGAAGCATTTAAAGCAAATCCGCTTTCCTAA